The nucleotide sequence TGAGCAAATTGTTAATGACTGATTCACCCCTTGAAATTTGTCCATTCTTTTCAATCTTCGCGAAGTTATGTGGATGAAATTGTTGagatatgaaaaattgtaaGATGTACAATGAACACGAACTCAACCAGCTTTGTGCAAGAATATTGTTTGCATGGAAAACCGCATCAATTTTCCGCGAACTTTTTGCATTTATATTGCAATTATGAGCGAAAAGTGGGCGGATGGTGAGGGTATGAAAAACTTGTCGATGAAAACTTTCGAGAAATACTTAAAATTCTTAACGCATATTGCTCCATATTAAAAATGACTTGCTTGAGCTTTTCTTTGAAAGTTGCACCGATTTTCACGAAAACTCTAATGATAATATTATGCaacattttagtttttttttgtatatgatTATCTGttgaattttattgcattatCTTGGTTATTTTTGGAGATATTACAAGTTTTTTGTTCTTGGCGTTGGGTATGTTTATTTTCCTTGGGAAGATTGGGTAGTGGTTGTCGTGGAAGATGATTGCGCATTTGTTGTAGTTGTACTGGACGCTGGAGGTTGTGTGGTCACTTCCGGTGTGCAGGTTCCCTTAGCGCATTTTGAGCCAACTGGATCGAAGAAGTAACCAGTAGGACACTGAACACTGTCCACTTGGAATGTCGATCCGACTCTGTAGCAAACGTTGTATTTGGTGCAGTCAAGTACGTCTACAAACTTGCCCTCTTTGCTGCAACGGAAGGTGCATTCGCCAACATTCGGATCGTATTGGCTGTTAACTTCATCAAGACACTTCATCACGACggtttttttcgtatttttgtCGGATAAGCAGAAGTAATAGTAAGCTGGATCGTTTTTGTATACCCCAAATTCGTTGGGTGTCTTGGAACAGTCGACTGTAGCGCAATCTAGGGCACTAAAGATAAATTATTAGTTGATGTTACTATAGAGTAGATGATAATCTGTGACTTACTTCACTCTCCTGCCGCAACCGCGTTCCTTGGACTTGTAGACGTAGTTTGTTGGACAGTCGTAGGCTACGGCATCCTGTAATGGTCCTGGGCAGATATAGTACCTGGTGCATTGATCAGGATCAGGGTAGTATCCTTCCCCAGTGCATGTGAAGTCTGACTTCTGGGGTTCTTTGCAAGTGGGATCAGAATCATCAGGCGTAGCTGAACAGTAAGTTTTGGTGCAGTAGGGCGTATTGGGATTCCTTTCTGCGCAACTCTGGCTACTTACAGGAGGGTCCGCTCCCAggcatttctgaa is from Phlebotomus papatasi isolate M1 chromosome 1, Ppap_2.1, whole genome shotgun sequence and encodes:
- the LOC129798000 gene encoding uncharacterized protein LOC129798000 is translated as MSPKKVILSISSLVILATFVVNVHCEEVVPGIPVQRRSTRQTVFASRAAGPGATCGNTFGPKCKDCRTLMKCLGADPPVSSQSCAERNPNTPYCTKTYCSATPDDSDPTCKEPQKSDFTCTGEGYYPDPDQCTRYYICPGPLQDAVAYDCPTNYVYKSKERGCGRRVNALDCATVDCSKTPNEFGVYKNDPAYYYFCLSDKNTKKTVVMKCLDEVNSQYDPNVGECTFRCSKEGKFVDVLDCTKYNVCYRVGSTFQVDSVQCPTGYFFDPVGSKCAKGTCTPEVTTQPPASSTTTTNAQSSSTTTTTQSSQGK